A stretch of DNA from Mesorhizobium onobrychidis:
CGAAGTCGATCGTGCCCTTCTGGACGATGTCGACCAGATCCTCGGCGCCAACGATATCGGCGCCGGCCGCCTTGGCTTCCTCGGCCTTGTCGCCACGCGCGAAAACGGCGACGCGGACGGTACGGCCGGTGCCGTTCGGCAGATTGACCACGCCACGGACCATCTGGTCGGCATGGCGCGGGTCGACACCCAGGTTCATCGCGATTTCAACGGTCTCGTCGAACTTCACCGAGGACCGGTCCTTGAGCAGCTTCAGCGCATCACCCAAGGCATAGGCCTTGTTGGGATCGATGCCTTCGCGGGTCTTCGATACACGCTTTGCAATCTTTGCCATGATCTCAGCCCACCACTTCCAGACCCATCGAGCGGGCGGAGCCCTCGACCATGCGCATGGCCCCCTCGATATCGGTCGCGTTCAGATCCTTCATCTTCTGCTCGGCGATGGCGCGCACCTTGTCGCGGCCAATCGTGCCGGCCTTGACCTTCCCCGGTTCCTTCGAGCCCGACTTCAGGTTCGCGGCCTTCTTCAGGAAGTAGCTCACCGGTGGCGTCTTCATGACGAAGGTGAACGACTTGTCCTGGTAGTAGGTGATGACGACCGGAATCGGCGATCCCTTTTCCATTTCCTGGGTCTGCGCGTTGAACGCCTTGCAGAACTCCATGATGTTGATGCCGCGCTGACCAAGCGCCGGTCCGATCGGGGGCGACGGCGTCGCCGAGCCCGCGGAAACCTGGAGCTTGAGCTGGCCTGCAATTTTCTTAGCCATCTCTTTCCTGCCTTTATCTCATGCCGGCCCCACTATCTGGGCAACACCGGCGGTTGCAGTCTGGTGGTGCGGTTCCTGCGGCCGGCTAAAGCCGCATTCGCCTCCCACCCGTTTGGCCGCGATTTCCACGCCGCCTCTCCTCACCGCCGCATGGGCGACAAGGATTTCGGATCAGCCTTTTTCGACCTGTCCGAATTCGAGATCGACCGGCACGGCGCGCCCGAAGATCGAAACTTCCACCTTGAGCCGCGCCCGCTCCTCGTCCACTTCCTGGACGAAACCGTTGAACGACGCGAACGGACCGTCCGAGACGCGGATCGCCTCGCCGATCTCGAAAGTGACCGACGGCTTCGGCCGCTCGACGCCTTCCTGCACCTGGTTCAGGATGCGCTGGGCCTCGGCCTCGGTGATCGGCACCGGCTTCGAGTCACCCAGGAAGCCGGTGACCTTCGGCGTGTTCTTCACGAGCGAGAACACCGCGTCGGTCAGGTTGGCCTTCAGGAGCACGTAGCCCGGGAAGAACTTGCGCTCGGCATCGACCTTGCGGCCGCGGCGTATCTCGACGACCTTCTCGGTCGGCACCACGATCTGCTCGATGTCAGCGGACAGGCCCTTCTGCTTGGCCTTGTTCTCGATGTCCTCGGCGACCTTTTTTTCAAAGTTCGAATAGGCGTGGACGATGTACCACCGCGCAGTCATCTCAAGACTTCTCCGTAATCGCCGGACTTAGCGTCCAATGCCCAGAATCTGCTCGACCGCGAGGCCCATGAGCTGATCGGCAGTAAAGAAAAAGATCATCGCGATCACAGCGAACGCCAGAACCATCACCGTCGAGATCATCGTTTCGCGCCGCGACGGCCAAGTCACCTTGGCGGTCTCCGCGCGAACCTGCTGGAGAAAGACGAAAGGATTTGTGGTTTTCGAAGCCATGTGCCGCCTGTCTGCGAGACCCGTTGACCGGATCTCCTGGATGATCCCGCTGGCCGGGATGTGCCGCCTGAGCCTGTGTTCGCGCCGAATCAGCGCAATCATTTCGCCCATGCAAATCGGACGCGTAAAGCCGGATTCCCAGCTCCACGCGTCGCGTGTCTGTTTCGTCTACATAAAACCGATTCTTGATCCACGCAAGTGGCAAGTGTCCGCTTTATGACAAACGCCGCATCGGAACCATCCAGTCGTCCCGTCCCGGCTATGGCGCTCTTATGCCTCAAAACAGCCTATATGGCAAGCCACCGTGCGATTTTCAAAAGGCCGATGCGTGGAAGATCAGACATTTTCATGAATTGGCCATTTCGAAAAATGGCACGGGCAGCAGGGCTCGAACCTACGACCTGCGGTTTTGGAGACCGCCGCTCTACCAACTGAGCTATGCCCGTATCGCGCGCTGCTATTTCATAAAGCGGACAAGAACTCAAGTCGAGTTTTTAGGCGTGGCCGCGACGAACTGCGATCGTCGAAATCCGAGGGCCAGCGCCCAGGCGCATATGAGAAGTTCGAGAGCAAAAGTCCAATTCAGCATGAAGCTCATGACCCAATTGCGTACATGGCCGGAACCGTGACGAGTTCGAGCGCATGCCCGTCGAACGGCATTAGCCACATTATAGGCGAGGCCACGCTGTCCAGGATCATATGCATCATTGCGGCGGCAAAGAAGGCGCCGACTGGGGCCAGATATCGCTGACCACGCCATTTCGCGACCGACAATGCCACAAGGCCGGTCGCTGCCCAGAAGAGCGGCCAATGCGTGATGTAAGCGTGGTGATGGGTCTGGCGGCCATCGACAAAATGGAAGTAGAGCATGTCGATATCCGGGAAGACGCTGCCTAGCATAGCCGCCGCCATGATCCCCGATCTGCCGGGCCAACGGTTTCGCGCGAAAGTACCGAGTATGTAGCCAGCCGGAAGATGAGCGATCAGCATCGCCAAACCTTGTTCACTACCGAGTTGGTCGAACATCGCGGCATATTGTGGCGCATTCAGGAAGGATTACCCCGCTTCGCCCCATGCGGGCTAGGGAGAGGGCTATTTCGCGCTCGGCGGCTTGTACGGTCCGCCGGGCACGCCCCAGCCCCAGGCCGGCATCGGTTCCGTCTCCGGGTCGCAGGTCTCGCCAAGGTTGGAGTTCATCTTAGCCAGCCGCGACCCCCACTCGACATAGGCCATGAAAGCCGAGCGGAATTCCGGATCGTCCGGCAGCCCGACTTCATCGGCGGCGTTGGCAAGCAGATTGATCCAGCGGCGGCGCTGTTCCTCGCTCAGATGCTTGCCGAGATGGTGCATCACCATCTCGCGGTGGCCGCCATGCTCTTCGCTGTAGGTCTTCGGTCCGCCAAAGACCTCGCCGATGAAGGCCGCGACATGGGCAGGATGGTCCGGCGACATGTTTTTGAACACCGGGCCGACGATCGGATCCTGAAACACCTTGCCGTAGAAGGTTTGGGTCAGGCGGTTGAGCGCTTCGGTGCCGCCGGCCCATTCGAACAATGTCGGGACGTCCTCGTTCATCACCGATCCTCGATTGCAACTGACAGCGACGGTAGCGGAACGATCGTGCGGAGCTCAACCTGCCTCGATGGCCAGTTTGGGCCGGCTGCGGTGTCTGCACCTTACAACTTGACCGACGCGTCGGCCTGAACCTCGGACGTCGACACCACGCGGCAATTCTCCGGCATTGGCTCCGATTTGCAGATGGTCGGACCGGTAAATTCATCGACCGATTCAAGCCCGGTCGTCAGCCCGACTTTCAACATCATGTCGGGTTCGAGCTGCCGATGGCGCGAGGCCGGCACCGACAGCATCGCCACCAGCAGACCGGGTCCGACCGACATGTCTTTGAGATAGGTTTTGACCCGCTGCTCCAACCCCATCGAATGCACGGTCAACTGCGCGCGAGGACCGACAAGGCGCCTGACACCGCCGGCAAGCATGATCGGACAGGCCGCGCCACATTCGCCGCTCGCATCGATCGTGAGCCCGACATAGACGCCATCTTCGGCGGTGCAATCCGCCTTGTCCGGCTCGCATCCAATGAAGTCCGTCCGCGCAACCGCCACGTCGAGCTTGCGTTCTCGAATCAGCCTTCCGGCGGCCAGAGCACCGAGCACGTCACCTCCC
This window harbors:
- the nusG gene encoding transcription termination/antitermination protein NusG, which codes for MTARWYIVHAYSNFEKKVAEDIENKAKQKGLSADIEQIVVPTEKVVEIRRGRKVDAERKFFPGYVLLKANLTDAVFSLVKNTPKVTGFLGDSKPVPITEAEAQRILNQVQEGVERPKPSVTFEIGEAIRVSDGPFASFNGFVQEVDEERARLKVEVSIFGRAVPVDLEFGQVEKG
- the rplK gene encoding 50S ribosomal protein L11 — protein: MAKKIAGQLKLQVSAGSATPSPPIGPALGQRGINIMEFCKAFNAQTQEMEKGSPIPVVITYYQDKSFTFVMKTPPVSYFLKKAANLKSGSKEPGKVKAGTIGRDKVRAIAEQKMKDLNATDIEGAMRMVEGSARSMGLEVVG
- a CDS encoding metal-dependent hydrolase, which translates into the protein MFDQLGSEQGLAMLIAHLPAGYILGTFARNRWPGRSGIMAAAMLGSVFPDIDMLYFHFVDGRQTHHHAYITHWPLFWAATGLVALSVAKWRGQRYLAPVGAFFAAAMMHMILDSVASPIMWLMPFDGHALELVTVPAMYAIGS
- the secE gene encoding preprotein translocase subunit SecE — encoded protein: MASKTTNPFVFLQQVRAETAKVTWPSRRETMISTVMVLAFAVIAMIFFFTADQLMGLAVEQILGIGR
- a CDS encoding group II truncated hemoglobin, translating into MNEDVPTLFEWAGGTEALNRLTQTFYGKVFQDPIVGPVFKNMSPDHPAHVAAFIGEVFGGPKTYSEEHGGHREMVMHHLGKHLSEEQRRRWINLLANAADEVGLPDDPEFRSAFMAYVEWGSRLAKMNSNLGETCDPETEPMPAWGWGVPGGPYKPPSAK